The Actinomycetota bacterium sequence ACGAGGCGAGGGAGGAGGCCGGTTCGTACGGCATACGGGTCACCCCCACCTTCGTCTTCCTGGATGCGGAAGGACGGGAGGTGTCCAGGCTGACCGGGCAGCAACCGCCGGACACCATGCGTTCCCATATCCGGGAGGCGCTGGAGGAGTGAACATGCGCTTCGGGACGCACGTTTCCGTGCCGCAAGAGGTTGCGGGGAAAGGCAAGGACTTTCGATGAGCTCTCTCGTGGACCGCTTTTCGAGGCCGATAGATTACCTCCGCCTGGCGGTGACCGACCGCTGCAACCTCAGGTGCATCTACTGCATGCCCCCCGAGGGGGTGGAGCACCTGGCCCACGAGGATATCCTCACCTACGAGGAGATACTGCGTTTCCTGCGCGTGGCGGTGAGGGCGGGGATAAGCAAGGTGCGCCTGACGGGAGGGGAGCCCCTGGTGCGCAGGGACGTGGAGCACCTCGTCGAGGGGATCGCGTCTCTCCTGCCGAGCCTGGACATATCCCTCACCACCAACGGCGTCCTCCTTGCCGGGAAGGCCGAGGCGCTGGCGCGGGCGGGGCTGAAAAGGGTCAATATCAGCATAGATTCGCTGCAGCCGGATACCTACCGCCGCATCACGCGCGTGGGAAAACTGCACGAGGCTCTGGCGGGCATGGAAGCCGCCCTGGAGGCGGGCCTCAGCCCGGTGAAGGTGAACGTGGTGGTGCTCGATCACCTCGTGGACGAACTGGAGGGCTTCGTGGACCTGGTGCACCGCCTGCCGGTGCACGTGCGCTTCATCGAGTACATGAGCCCCTGCGGGACGATGGACGGCTCCCATTACGTGCCGGCAGGCGAGATCAGGCGGGGACTGGAATCCTACGGCGACCTGCGGGAGGCCGCGCCGCCGCCGGGGGCGGGGCCGGCGCGCTACTTCAGGCTCCCGGGCGCCAGGGGGCTGTTCGGGTTCATATCGCCCGTCAGCTCGCACTTCTGCCCCGAGTGCAACCGGCTGCGTCTCACCGCCGACGGTAAGATGAGGCCCTGCCTCTTCTCCCGGGACGAGACCGACGTGAGGGAGGTCCTGCGGGGAGGGTGCACGGACGAGGAGGTCCTGCGCGTCATCAGGCGTTGCCTGGAAAAGAAACCCAGCGACCACGGGGGCATCTCTTCCTTCGCCGGGAGGACCATGTACCAGATAGGGGGCTGAGGGATGGCTCGCGAAACGGGTCGGGGAAAGTCCGCGCAGGAAGGATTGACCCATCTCGACGAGAAGGGCAAGGCCAGGATGGTGGACGTCAGCGGCAAGAGGGTCACCACGCGCACCGCCGAGGCCGGGGCGAGGGTGCTCATGAAGGCGTCCACCCTGCGGCTCATCCTGGAGGGCGGGGTGGAGAAGGGCGACGTGCTCGCGGTGGCCCGCGTGGCGGGCATCATGGCCGCCAAGAGGACCAGCGAGATAATCCCCATGTGCCACCCCGTGGCCGTCACCTCCGTGGAGATCGACTTCCGCGTGGAGGAGGAGACGCCGGCCATCGCCGTGCTCGCCAGGGCGAAGACCCGCGACCGCACCGGCGTGGAGATGGAGGCCCTCACGGGCGCGGCGGCGGCGGCCCTCGCCATCTACGACATGTGCAAGGCGGTGGACCGCGCCATGACCGTGAGCGACCTGCGGCTGCTGAGAAAGGCCGGGGGCAGGTCCGGGACCTTCGTGAGAGGAGACGACGATGCCTGAAGGCGAGATCGTCGCCGTGTGCCTGAGCGCCGAGAAGCACGTGCAGAAGGACGAGGTGGACGAGGTGCTGCTCCTGGAGGACCTGGGCATCGAGGGCGACGCGCATGCCGGTTTCGCCCACCGACAGGTCAGTCTCCTGGCGCAGGAAAGCGTGGACAAGATGCGCGCCAGGGGCCTCGAGGACCTGCGCCCGGGAGCCTTCGGGGAGAACCTGTTGACACGGGGCATGG is a genomic window containing:
- the moaA gene encoding GTP 3',8-cyclase MoaA, giving the protein MSSLVDRFSRPIDYLRLAVTDRCNLRCIYCMPPEGVEHLAHEDILTYEEILRFLRVAVRAGISKVRLTGGEPLVRRDVEHLVEGIASLLPSLDISLTTNGVLLAGKAEALARAGLKRVNISIDSLQPDTYRRITRVGKLHEALAGMEAALEAGLSPVKVNVVVLDHLVDELEGFVDLVHRLPVHVRFIEYMSPCGTMDGSHYVPAGEIRRGLESYGDLREAAPPPGAGPARYFRLPGARGLFGFISPVSSHFCPECNRLRLTADGKMRPCLFSRDETDVREVLRGGCTDEEVLRVIRRCLEKKPSDHGGISSFAGRTMYQIGG
- a CDS encoding thioredoxin family protein, yielding MEPVLAQLQEEYGEEVGFLSYNVYEAREEAGSYGIRVTPTFVFLDAEGREVSRLTGQQPPDTMRSHIREALEE
- a CDS encoding MOSC domain-containing protein, yielding MPEGEIVAVCLSAEKHVQKDEVDEVLLLEDLGIEGDAHAGFAHRQVSLLAQESVDKMRARGLEDLRPGAFGENLLTRGMDLVSLEVGTRLRVGEEALLEVTQIGKECVDRCAIYYAAGDCIMPREGIFARVLRGGRVRPGDVIEVVEE
- the moaC gene encoding cyclic pyranopterin monophosphate synthase MoaC, with the protein product MARETGRGKSAQEGLTHLDEKGKARMVDVSGKRVTTRTAEAGARVLMKASTLRLILEGGVEKGDVLAVARVAGIMAAKRTSEIIPMCHPVAVTSVEIDFRVEEETPAIAVLARAKTRDRTGVEMEALTGAAAAALAIYDMCKAVDRAMTVSDLRLLRKAGGRSGTFVRGDDDA